A DNA window from Brassica napus cultivar Da-Ae chromosome C1, Da-Ae, whole genome shotgun sequence contains the following coding sequences:
- the LOC111212465 gene encoding uncharacterized protein LOC111212465 produces the protein MTDPSYEDDKKHKRYNDMLFFVADSDNGIPLRCPCGGQIVIHVCKAGTDIGKKYFVCKHFENDGLHRKKEWDEAIEEETKNLTRKVDDHELKIRSLYSIEDRLSRLEEDEKKNAEEIEDLKYFLKNRYSNEFY, from the exons ATGACAGATCCCAGCTACGAAGACGATAAAAAACATAAGAGGTATAATGACATGCTGTTCTTCGTTGCCGACTCTGACAATGGAATTCCGCTACGTTGTCCATGCGGTGGCCAGATTGTCATACATGTCTGTAAGGCAGGAACAGACATTGGAAAGAAGTACTTCGTTTGCAAACACTTTGAG AATGATGGCTTGCACagaaagaaagaatgggatgagGCTATTGAAGAGGAAACGAAAAACCTAACGCGGAAGGTTGATGACCACGAACTCAAAATTCGAAGCTTATATTCCATTGAAGATCGTCTTAGTCGTTTAGAAGAAGACGAGAAGAAAAACGCTGAAGAGATCGAAGACCTGAAGTACTTTCTTAAGAACCGTTACTCCAACGAGTTCTACTAG
- the LOC111212466 gene encoding uncharacterized protein LOC111212466, producing the protein MSAHPQNSLEGCLLRDFSPTQLRLNMYSKANVIASVASALKGSSAMDRLLCSQFSKLFRLPVARCPNSTKLIGSLLCRQLITIRKYELWFTFGNHPLRFSVDKFKEISGLNYGVFDVEDSETEVNEPGSMWKQLFDTTVGEITVVQVLKMLENPYLADWKRVPLALIALVDGVLCCTNKTLKLTPKYVEMLSNLESFMNYPWGRTSFLHTISRFLPPPVSVETPDPLHALRIRLSEKKTACYGFPLALQLLAFEAVPQLLARIPDADNTYDFLDNPSCCGNTVVILNTNDIVAVEGEPDVIVDFSLVPEAERHFWLDEVEDPKVTRLVDHICSGHTFRTEDFEGGDRSFGKDNAIPEGKPQGVPLIQRTLRPRKRAAVVIEDLTTPEHNEPDVPPESGRSPNEDLKSWILEQFQNFKNGKYERLDQFEKTLCDHFGVPLPNIHNKGKRKVGEDDHGYSGSPKSVENQYKKQRPNRKSRKINSTVPKPGQEMHSYPLRSADGLEGTIGNTQPGFSRETRENNENSTLLTPQFDQNATDQKDDTYIGEKAVDVKWDEANPHAYSAVKEVHAGERPSSDPNPESAPDFASTRSEDNVGPVSTNLSGQKTQAPVIEGGVPDSMAVQNPTSPIEEDENYESCKENISFDSQLQGKHPRAVEDMPGSETDDDDNYVESGGKRVPKKSQKIR; encoded by the exons ATGTCGGCTCATCCACAAAATTCCCTAGAAGGCTGTTTGCTCCGGGATTTTTCCCCCACGCAATTGCGGCTGAACATGTACTCCAAAGCCAATGTCATTGCCTCTGTAGCGTCTGCTCTAAAAGGTTCTTCGGCCATGGACCGATTACTCTGCTCTCAGTTTAGCAAACTCTTTCGGCTACCTGTTGCTCGATGCCCGAACTCAACCAAGCTCATTGGCAGCCTTCTCTGCCGGCAGCTTATTACGATTCGAAAATATGAACTTTGGTTCACTTTCGGTAATCATCCTCTTCGTTTCTCCGTAGATAAATTTAAGGAAATATCTGGCTTGAACTACGGCGTATTCGATGTTGAAGACTCAGAAACTGAGGTTAATGAACCAGGTAGTATGTGGAAGCAACTCTTTGATACAACGGTAGGTGAAATAACTGTGGTTCAGGTGCTTAAGATGCTAGAGAACCCATATCTTGCGGATTGGAAACGAGTTCCTTTGGCTCTGATAGCGTTGGTGGACGGGGTTTTGTGTTGTACTAATAAAACACTCAAGCTCACCCCTAAGTATGTCGAAATGCTCAGCAACCTGGAGTCTTTCatgaattatccatgggggaggaCCTCGTTTTTACACACCATATCTCGTTTTTTGCCTCCCCCGGTTAGTGTCGAAACCCCTGACCCGCTGCACGCACTACGGATCCGGTTATCTGAAAAGAAAACCGCATGCTATGGCTTTCCACTAGCTCTCCAGTTGCTCGCTTTTGAAGCGGTTCCTCAGCTGTTGGCCAGAATTCCCGATGCGGATAACACATACGATTTTTTGGATAACCCTTCGTGTTGTGGAAACACCGTGGTTATCCTCAACACAAACGACATTGTCGCTGTCGAAGGAGAGCCAGAT GTTATTGTAGATTTCAGCCTCGTCCCCGAAGCTGAGCGACATTTCTGGTTGGATGAGGTTGAGGACCCGAAAGTAACTCGTTTAGTCGACCACATCTGTTCTGGCCATACATTTAGAACTGAAGATTTCGAAGGTGGAGACAGGTCATTTGGTAAAGACAATGCAATTCCGGAAGGCAAACCTCAAGGTGTACCCCTTATACAGCGTACTCTACGACCACGTAAACGTGCTGCTGTTGTTATTGAAGACCTAACGACACCCGAACACAATGAACCCGACGTTCCGCCTGAATCAGGAAGGTCTCCAAACGAAGATTTGAAATCGTGGATTCTAGAGCAGTTTCAAAACTTTAAGAATGGGAAATACGAGCGCTTAGACCAGTTTGAGAAAACATTATGTGATCACTTCGGTGTTCCCCTACCTAACATCCACAACAAAGGCAAGAGGAAGGTGGGAGAAGATGATCATGGATACTCCGGTTCTCCGAAAAGTGTCGAGAACCAGTATAAAAAGCAGCGGCCAAATCGGAAgtcaagaaaaataaattcaacGGTTCCTAAGCCTGGACAGGAAATGCATTCGTATCCACTTCGCTCTGCAGACGGCTTAGAG GGAACCATAGGAAACACGCAACCTGGCTTCAGCAGGGAGACTCGCGAGAACAACGAGAATTCAACTCTTCTTACTCCACAATTCGATCAGAACGCAACCGATCAG AAAGATGACACCTACATTGGTGAAAAAGCTGTGGATGTCAAGTGGGATGAAGCAAATCCTCATGCATACAGCGCAGTGAAAGAAGTACATGCGGGTGAGCGTCCATCATCAGATCCGAATCCGGAATCTGCCCCAGATTTTGCATCCACCAGAAGTGAAGATAATGTTGGACCTGTTTCCACAAACCTGAGTGGTCAAAAAACGCAAGCACCCGTTATAGAGGGCGGTGTACCTGATTCGATGGCCGTTCAAAATCCGACATCCCCGATTGAGGAGGACGAGAATTATGAAAGCTGCAAAGAAAACATCTCATTTGATTCCCAGTTGCAAGGAAAACACCCTCGAGCTGTAGAAGATATGCCTGGTTCTGAGACGGATGATGACGACAATTATGTGGAGAGTGGTGGTAAACGTGTGCCCAAAAAATCCCAGAAGATTCGCTGA